The proteins below are encoded in one region of Sedimentibacter sp. zth1:
- a CDS encoding DUF1540 domain-containing protein, with protein sequence MTKIICGVTNCYLNKDKCCCASNVNVLGQNAVNRGSTCCSTFGEKVDGFSNSAQTPQDQSYIACNATNCIHNENNKCTSQTIQIHGNSSANSKETFCTTFHCK encoded by the coding sequence ATGACAAAAATTATATGTGGTGTTACAAACTGTTATTTGAATAAAGATAAATGTTGCTGTGCTAGTAATGTAAATGTATTAGGTCAAAATGCAGTAAATAGAGGCTCAACCTGCTGTAGTACTTTTGGTGAAAAGGTAGATGGATTTTCAAATTCAGCTCAAACACCTCAAGATCAATCATATATAGCTTGCAATGCAACAAATTGTATTCATAATGAAAATAATAAATGTACATCCCAAACTATCCAAATACATGGCAATAGTTCAGCTAATAGCAAAGAGACATTTTGTACAACTTTTCACTGTAAATAA
- a CDS encoding ECF transporter S component: MQNKNSLKDLILTGLFIAIGLTLPIVFHYFGGLGAIFLPMHIPVLLCGFICGWKYGLICGIITPLLSSVLTGMPPIFPIGASMSFELLTYGLLCGLLYKTLHKNIYVSLISAMLGGRIVSGIANTIFMGVAGKPYGFSIFITSAFIKSLPGIIIQIILIPLLIIALQKTGQLKTQTQR; encoded by the coding sequence ATGCAAAATAAAAATAGTTTAAAAGATTTAATATTAACTGGCTTGTTTATAGCTATTGGACTTACACTTCCAATAGTTTTTCATTACTTTGGAGGGCTTGGTGCAATTTTTTTACCAATGCATATACCGGTTTTACTTTGCGGTTTCATATGCGGATGGAAATATGGATTAATCTGTGGTATTATTACCCCATTATTATCTAGTGTATTGACAGGTATGCCACCAATATTTCCTATTGGAGCAAGTATGAGTTTTGAGTTATTAACTTATGGACTATTGTGTGGTCTGTTATACAAAACATTACATAAAAATATATATGTTTCTTTGATTAGCGCAATGCTTGGTGGAAGAATAGTATCGGGTATAGCAAATACGATTTTTATGGGTGTAGCTGGAAAACCATATGGATTTAGTATTTTTATAACAAGTGCATTTATAAAATCATTACCTGGAATAATTATTCAAATAATTTTAATTCCTTTATTGATTATTGCACTGCAAAAAACAGGTCAATTAAAAACACAAACACAAAGATAA
- a CDS encoding SulP family inorganic anion transporter, with product MLKDFSTQLHTEFKGYNTKRLGKDILAGITVAAVALPLALAFGVSSGADAAAGLITAIFAGLLIGGLSGGSYQISGPTGAMTAILVSLVARFGLQGVFIACFLSGILLLIAGVLKLGGLVSFIPLPVITGFTSGIAIIIVLGQINNLTGFTSFGLTTLSKISSYFTTPQNLDITSFLIGLSVIIFMFMYPKKLNQFCPSSLMAIILATLANAIFKFPVAIVGEIPRTVFLENRLDLSSINFDTISIFLVPAISIAALGLIESLLCGASAGRMKNEKLNSDQELVAQGIGNMIIPFFGGVPATAAIARTSVAIKSGGQTRLTSIFHAIVLLLSMFLLGPIMSIIPLASLAGVLIVTAWRMNEWHVIKDIFSKKIKTAIFQFIITMLATVVFDLTIAILIGVLFSIVMFVVKVSNMQICVRNIEKDKLDDRITYIDKFEKTAVIYVTGPLYFGTAKSLEEKLPSKTSKSILIFSMRGVTMADISGVQALSEMCEKLGKDDTEILFTCVQPEVKKMFERCGMKEKTGENSFFFSTNLALEYLSKENC from the coding sequence ATGCTTAAAGATTTTTCTACACAATTGCATACAGAATTTAAGGGCTATAATACAAAAAGATTAGGAAAAGATATTTTAGCCGGAATTACTGTAGCAGCAGTTGCTTTGCCATTAGCACTTGCTTTTGGAGTTAGTTCAGGTGCTGATGCTGCCGCAGGACTTATAACAGCAATATTTGCTGGACTTCTAATCGGAGGATTGTCAGGAGGTTCATACCAAATTTCTGGACCAACCGGCGCAATGACAGCCATATTAGTTTCATTGGTAGCACGTTTTGGATTGCAAGGAGTGTTTATAGCATGCTTTTTATCAGGAATATTGTTGTTAATTGCAGGAGTGTTAAAATTAGGAGGATTAGTGTCCTTTATACCATTGCCGGTTATTACAGGTTTTACATCAGGTATAGCAATAATAATAGTTTTAGGACAAATTAATAATCTAACTGGGTTTACTAGTTTTGGATTAACTACTTTATCAAAAATATCTAGTTATTTTACAACACCACAAAATTTAGATATTACATCTTTTTTGATAGGGTTAAGCGTAATTATATTTATGTTTATGTATCCTAAAAAACTAAATCAATTTTGCCCATCTTCATTGATGGCTATAATCTTAGCAACATTAGCAAATGCTATTTTTAAATTTCCAGTTGCTATTGTAGGAGAAATACCAAGAACTGTTTTTTTAGAAAATAGATTGGACCTTTCATCTATTAACTTTGATACTATTTCAATTTTCCTTGTTCCTGCAATAAGTATTGCCGCTTTAGGGTTAATAGAAAGTTTGCTGTGTGGTGCATCAGCGGGTAGAATGAAAAATGAAAAATTAAATTCAGATCAAGAATTAGTAGCACAAGGAATCGGCAATATGATTATACCTTTTTTTGGAGGAGTTCCGGCTACTGCTGCAATAGCACGTACTAGTGTTGCAATCAAATCAGGCGGACAAACTCGTTTAACAAGTATTTTTCATGCTATTGTGCTTTTATTGTCTATGTTTTTATTAGGTCCTATAATGTCAATAATTCCACTTGCATCATTGGCAGGTGTTCTAATTGTTACAGCTTGGAGAATGAATGAGTGGCATGTTATAAAAGATATTTTTTCTAAGAAAATTAAAACTGCAATATTTCAGTTCATTATAACAATGCTTGCAACTGTAGTATTTGATTTAACTATTGCAATACTTATCGGTGTATTATTCTCTATAGTTATGTTTGTAGTAAAAGTATCGAATATGCAAATTTGTGTTAGAAATATTGAAAAAGATAAACTTGATGATAGAATTACATATATTGATAAATTTGAAAAAACTGCTGTTATTTATGTTACAGGTCCATTGTATTTTGGAACAGCAAAATCTCTTGAAGAAAAATTACCATCCAAGACATCTAAAAGTATATTAATTTTTTCAATGAGAGGAGTAACAATGGCAGATATTTCAGGAGTTCAAGCATTAAGTGAAATGTGTGAAAAACTTGGAAAAGATGATACTGAAATATTATTTACTTGTGTTCAACCAGAAGTTAAGAAAATGTTTGAGCGTTGTGGCATGAAAGAAAAAACAGGAGAAAATTCATTTTTCTTCAGCACAAATTTAGCATTAGAATATTTAAGTAAAGAAAATTGCTAA
- the cdaA gene encoding diadenylate cyclase CdaA translates to MNQIKLIFSNMSIVSLIDIVVVYFLIYQGYVLIKNMRAKQLVKGIVLILVITQLASLFKFYTLSWILENTVQVGFIALIILFQPELRRALEFIGRSSMFSINTLDKDTATSEKVIKEICSAVSSLARQKIGALIIFEQKTGLNEIVDTGTSLDSAISSGLLINIFIPNTPLHDGAVVVRNYRLAAAGCFLPLTDNNTLSKDIGTRHRAALGITERSDAIAVIVSEETGYISYAVDGRLYRNIQVDELERILSSVYFEEEKPKLFEKWRYKNEGKK, encoded by the coding sequence ATGAACCAAATTAAGTTAATTTTTTCAAATATGTCTATTGTAAGTTTAATTGATATAGTAGTAGTTTATTTTCTTATTTATCAAGGCTATGTACTTATAAAAAACATGAGAGCTAAACAACTTGTAAAGGGTATTGTTTTAATTTTAGTGATTACTCAACTTGCATCGTTATTTAAATTCTATACGTTAAGTTGGATTTTGGAGAATACTGTTCAAGTAGGCTTTATAGCATTAATTATTTTGTTTCAGCCTGAACTTAGAAGAGCTCTAGAATTTATTGGACGTTCGTCGATGTTTTCAATAAATACATTAGATAAAGATACTGCAACTTCAGAAAAAGTAATTAAAGAGATTTGTTCAGCTGTATCATCTCTTGCAAGGCAAAAGATAGGAGCTTTAATTATATTCGAGCAAAAAACTGGATTAAATGAAATTGTTGATACTGGTACATCTCTAGACTCAGCTATTTCAAGTGGATTGTTGATTAATATATTTATACCGAACACACCACTTCATGATGGTGCGGTTGTTGTTAGAAACTATAGATTAGCAGCTGCAGGATGTTTTTTACCTCTAACAGATAATAACACATTGAGTAAAGATATTGGTACAAGACACAGAGCAGCACTTGGAATTACTGAAAGATCAGATGCTATTGCAGTAATAGTATCAGAAGAAACAGGTTATATTTCATATGCTGTTGATGGTAGACTTTATAGAAATATTCAGGTCGATGAGTTAGAAAGAATATTATCTAGCGTATATTTTGAAGAAGAAAAACCAAAATTATTTGAAAAGTGGAGATATAAAAATGAAGGTAAAAAATGA
- a CDS encoding DUF3842 family protein, with protein sequence MKHIYDIAIIDGKGGGIGKILVESIKKEIPNLTVLALGTNSVATTQMIKAGADDGATGENAIIHNAYRVPIIVGVLAIIMPNSLLGELTPKMAEAISDSDAMKILIPSHKCNAYIAGVSDLSLQQLINDSIELIKEKINKSAI encoded by the coding sequence ATGAAACATATTTATGATATAGCTATAATTGACGGAAAAGGTGGTGGGATCGGTAAAATATTGGTTGAAAGTATAAAAAAAGAAATACCAAATTTAACAGTTCTTGCACTAGGTACAAATTCTGTAGCGACTACTCAAATGATAAAGGCAGGTGCAGATGACGGTGCAACTGGAGAAAATGCAATCATACACAATGCATATAGAGTTCCAATTATAGTGGGTGTTTTAGCCATTATTATGCCTAATTCTTTGCTTGGTGAGTTAACCCCTAAAATGGCTGAGGCTATCAGTGATAGCGATGCTATGAAAATTTTAATTCCATCTCATAAATGTAATGCTTATATTGCTGGAGTTTCCGATTTATCTTTACAGCAATTAATAAATGACTCTATTGAGCTTATTAAAGAAAAAATAAATAAGAGTGCTATATAA
- a CDS encoding phosphate butyryltransferase produces MKNFNDVLMKAKDRNVCIAVAAAHDKEVLSAIKMAIDNKLIVPILVGNKVQIQEYSKEINLDLTNIEIIDETDIKKCSEIAVKLVHEKKAKILMKGLVDTSIILKEVLNKEYGLRTDSLLSHAAIFQTEKYHKLLFITDAAMNLAPNANDKKKIIDNVVKLVHSLSISNPKVAVVCAKEKVNPKMIATVDAQELVERNRAGEIKGCVVGGPFALDNAISKEAATHKGITDPVAGDADILLMPDIEAGNILYKSLAFLSNTKNAGILLGAAAPIVLTSRADTDEAKLNSIALAVMYTSL; encoded by the coding sequence ATGAAAAATTTTAATGATGTTTTAATGAAAGCAAAAGATAGAAATGTTTGTATTGCTGTGGCAGCAGCTCATGATAAGGAAGTCTTATCAGCTATAAAAATGGCAATTGATAATAAATTGATTGTTCCAATTCTAGTTGGTAACAAAGTTCAAATACAGGAGTATTCTAAAGAAATTAATCTTGATTTAACTAATATAGAAATTATTGATGAAACTGATATAAAAAAATGTTCAGAAATAGCTGTTAAACTTGTTCATGAAAAAAAAGCAAAAATATTAATGAAAGGTTTAGTAGATACGTCTATAATTTTAAAAGAGGTACTAAACAAAGAGTATGGTTTAAGAACTGATAGCTTGTTAAGTCATGCAGCTATATTTCAAACAGAAAAATACCACAAACTTTTATTTATTACTGATGCAGCAATGAATTTAGCACCAAATGCTAATGATAAGAAAAAAATAATTGACAATGTTGTTAAATTAGTTCATTCATTATCAATTAGTAACCCAAAAGTTGCTGTAGTATGTGCAAAAGAAAAGGTTAACCCTAAAATGATAGCAACTGTTGATGCACAAGAGTTGGTTGAGAGAAATAGAGCTGGAGAGATAAAAGGTTGTGTAGTTGGAGGACCTTTTGCACTTGATAATGCAATATCAAAAGAGGCAGCAACACATAAAGGTATTACTGATCCAGTAGCAGGTGATGCAGATATACTTCTAATGCCTGATATAGAAGCAGGTAACATATTGTACAAGTCACTTGCATTTTTATCAAATACAAAAAATGCGGGTATATTATTAGGTGCTGCTGCGCCAATAGTATTAACATCTAGAGCCGATACAGATGAAGCAAAATTAAATTCAATTGCATTGGCAGTAATGTATACTAGTTTATAA
- a CDS encoding YbbR-like domain-containing protein, with product MKVKNDKWIVRILCALGAITLWVLVMMKVNPLWKNDFNNIKVNINDLSSLENQGYVLMNEKSDFKVDVKISGLKNNLLKFNSRDIIATIDLNDIRGIDKEGIHHLPVKIQDIENFEITSYSPIYITCNVEKRITKSVGIEVKYEGSQVAGYYVGNGVSNPDSVLVTGPRSVVDSAKSAIAVVNVEGESEILSRSEPVRIVDEKGNELSEVSVKPITVDIALPIYPTKEVPIVVDFVGEPQEGYRVTNLKTELGTVTIAAPKGLLETINEVKTEPVDISGANVDIVVDKNLITDGKIKITDGNHKTKVTATIERIIEKDFEFTFDDIELLNLDENYIVTPIFENEDNQEDSNNGESTDTDEVDNTNLQTPKIKIKVKDIATTIAKISKSNIKLSLDLKDITPGVYELELIIDVDPKAETVASNYQVIKLNVEIKSTEDDSSEDGQE from the coding sequence ATGAAGGTAAAAAATGATAAATGGATCGTCAGAATACTATGTGCATTAGGTGCAATAACTCTTTGGGTATTAGTAATGATGAAAGTTAATCCTTTATGGAAAAATGACTTCAATAATATAAAAGTTAACATTAACGATCTAAGTTCATTAGAAAACCAAGGTTATGTTTTAATGAATGAAAAAAGTGATTTTAAGGTTGATGTAAAGATATCTGGGCTTAAAAACAACCTATTGAAATTTAATTCAAGGGATATTATAGCTACAATTGACTTGAATGATATTAGAGGTATAGATAAAGAAGGGATACATCATTTGCCAGTTAAAATTCAAGATATTGAGAATTTTGAAATAACAAGTTATAGCCCAATATATATAACTTGTAACGTGGAGAAAAGAATAACTAAATCAGTTGGTATTGAGGTAAAATATGAGGGTTCACAAGTTGCTGGATACTATGTAGGAAACGGAGTTTCAAATCCTGATTCTGTATTGGTTACGGGACCTAGAAGTGTTGTGGATTCTGCAAAAAGCGCTATTGCTGTAGTTAATGTAGAAGGAGAAAGCGAAATTTTAAGTAGGAGTGAGCCTGTTAGAATTGTAGATGAAAAAGGAAATGAATTGTCTGAAGTCTCAGTTAAACCGATAACTGTTGATATTGCGTTGCCTATATATCCGACTAAAGAAGTACCAATTGTGGTTGATTTTGTAGGAGAGCCACAAGAAGGGTATAGAGTGACTAATTTAAAAACTGAACTTGGTACAGTTACTATTGCTGCTCCTAAAGGGCTTTTAGAAACTATTAACGAGGTAAAAACGGAACCTGTAGATATATCAGGAGCAAATGTTGATATAGTTGTAGATAAGAATTTAATTACTGATGGAAAAATAAAAATCACTGATGGTAATCATAAAACTAAAGTAACTGCAACTATCGAAAGAATAATTGAAAAAGATTTTGAATTTACATTTGATGATATTGAATTATTAAATTTGGATGAAAATTATATTGTTACACCTATATTTGAAAATGAGGATAATCAAGAAGATAGTAATAATGGTGAGTCAACAGATACTGATGAGGTAGATAATACCAATTTACAAACCCCTAAAATAAAGATAAAAGTTAAGGATATAGCAACAACTATTGCAAAAATAAGTAAGTCAAATATTAAACTATCTTTAGATTTAAAAGATATTACACCAGGTGTATATGAGTTAGAATTAATTATTGATGTAGACCCTAAAGCGGAGACTGTTGCTAGTAATTATCAAGTAATTAAATTAAATGTTGAAATAAAAAGTACAGAAGATGACTCTAGTGAGGATGGACAAGAATAA
- a CDS encoding sigma-54-dependent Fis family transcriptional regulator, whose amino-acid sequence MSKNIKKVLNLVDNHLSNLEEYQSLLEAIFSSTQDAISVVNHLGEHIMINPAYTKITGIKAEDILGTNAYFDVGEGESVHMKVLRTSTPVTGVTIKLRPSGKIVIAQAAPIIVDNKLIGSVAGLKDVTEINKLTNKLQDAKKKIRELSAKYTFDDIIGENSLFVESKLEAKKAAKVPVTVLLRGESGTGKELFAHAIHAKSTRKNNQFIRVNCAALNESLLESELFGYVEGAFTGAKKGGKKGLFEEANKGTIFLDEISEINFNTQVKLLRVLQEKEITRVGSTKSMPVDVRVIAATNINLEKAVRQGKFREDLYYRINIFPINIPSLKYRKDDIPLLVDEFIKKFNYEYGRNIKGIEDAAIKVLFSYDWPGNVRELENYIGRSIITMNFNEQIIKKVNLPHKDFVLGKAIAINDPIIGNIELLENITSKAEEEYIIKALNSLNSNKTETAKKLGISLRSLYYKLDKYNIL is encoded by the coding sequence ATGAGTAAAAATATAAAAAAGGTCTTGAACTTAGTAGATAATCATTTAAGTAATTTGGAAGAATACCAAAGTTTGCTAGAAGCTATTTTTTCGAGTACACAAGATGCTATAAGTGTTGTTAACCATCTCGGTGAGCATATAATGATCAATCCTGCCTATACAAAAATAACAGGTATTAAAGCTGAAGATATTTTAGGAACTAATGCATATTTTGATGTAGGTGAGGGAGAAAGTGTTCATATGAAGGTTTTAAGAACTAGTACACCTGTAACTGGAGTTACTATTAAGTTAAGACCTTCTGGTAAAATTGTTATAGCACAAGCTGCACCGATTATTGTTGATAATAAATTGATTGGAAGCGTAGCTGGTTTAAAGGATGTAACTGAAATCAATAAATTGACAAATAAACTTCAAGATGCAAAGAAAAAAATCAGAGAATTATCTGCTAAATATACATTTGATGATATAATTGGAGAAAATAGCTTGTTTGTTGAAAGTAAATTAGAAGCTAAAAAAGCAGCAAAGGTTCCTGTAACAGTGCTATTAAGAGGTGAAAGTGGTACAGGCAAAGAATTATTTGCTCATGCTATACATGCTAAAAGTACAAGAAAAAATAATCAGTTTATTAGAGTGAATTGTGCAGCTCTAAATGAGTCTTTACTTGAAAGTGAACTATTTGGCTATGTAGAAGGAGCATTTACTGGAGCTAAAAAAGGTGGTAAAAAAGGATTATTTGAAGAAGCCAACAAGGGTACTATATTTCTAGATGAAATATCAGAAATAAATTTCAATACTCAAGTAAAATTATTGAGAGTATTACAGGAAAAGGAAATAACGAGGGTAGGTAGTACTAAAAGTATGCCTGTAGATGTAAGAGTTATTGCTGCTACAAACATTAATCTTGAAAAAGCTGTTAGACAAGGAAAGTTTAGAGAAGACTTATATTATAGAATTAATATATTTCCGATCAATATTCCATCTCTAAAATATAGAAAAGATGATATACCATTGTTAGTAGATGAATTCATAAAAAAATTTAATTATGAATATGGTAGAAACATAAAAGGTATTGAAGATGCAGCAATAAAGGTTTTATTTAGCTATGATTGGCCAGGAAACGTAAGAGAATTGGAAAATTACATAGGTAGAAGCATAATTACTATGAATTTTAATGAACAAATTATAAAAAAGGTTAATCTTCCACATAAAGATTTTGTTTTAGGCAAAGCAATAGCTATTAATGATCCTATAATTGGTAATATAGAATTATTAGAAAATATAACATCAAAAGCCGAAGAAGAGTATATTATAAAAGCTTTAAATTCTTTAAATAGCAATAAAACGGAGACAGCTAAAAAACTAGGAATATCGCTTAGAAGTCTTTATTATAAGCTTGATAAATATAATATTTTATAA
- a CDS encoding YgiQ family radical SAM protein, with protein MSFLPIDKKDLEIRGWEQCDFIFITGDAYVDHPSFGTAIISRILERFGYKVGIIAQPDWNDLDEFKRLGKPRLGFLINSGNIDSMVNHYTSMKKKRNSDAYTPGGVAGKRPDRAVIVYSNKVREAYKDSPIIIGGIEASLRRLAHYDYWTDKVRRSILLDSSADLLVYGMGEKQIIEIAESLDSGIPIEEITFIDGTVYKTKDKDRAYEPIILPTYDDVSKSKQEYANSFKIQHDNTDSLNANPLVEQYGNIYVVQNTPAKILSMQELDDVYDVDYEMTYHPIYEKDGGIPSLSEIKFSVTSVRGCFGGCSFCALNFHQGRTIQVRSHDSIIQEVEKMTHDKEFKGYIHDIGGPTANFRIPSCQKQLEHGVCKHKQCLSPVKCQNLQVDHSDYVSLLRKVRKLPNIKKVFVRSGVRYDYVMYDKSDEFIKELAEHHVSGQLRTAPEHVSNNVLKLMGKPNIEIYDKFVDKFNKVSKNLGKNQYIVPYLISSHPGSTLNDAIKLAEYIRDMGYTPEQVQDFYPTPGTLSTCMYYTGINPLTGKAVYVPKSIEERKMQRALMQYKKRENYGLVLKALQKSNRYDLIGFDKKCLIKPPKTKY; from the coding sequence ATGAGTTTTTTACCGATAGATAAAAAAGATTTAGAAATAAGAGGATGGGAACAGTGTGATTTTATATTTATTACAGGTGATGCATATGTTGATCATCCTTCGTTTGGAACTGCAATTATCTCTAGAATATTGGAGAGATTTGGATATAAGGTTGGGATTATAGCTCAGCCTGATTGGAATGACTTAGATGAATTTAAACGATTAGGTAAACCAAGACTTGGTTTTTTGATAAATTCAGGTAATATTGACTCAATGGTTAACCATTATACATCTATGAAGAAAAAAAGGAATTCGGATGCATATACACCAGGTGGAGTAGCTGGTAAAAGACCAGATAGAGCAGTAATTGTGTATTCAAATAAGGTGCGTGAAGCATACAAAGATAGTCCAATAATAATTGGTGGAATAGAGGCAAGTCTTAGACGTTTAGCACATTATGATTATTGGACGGACAAAGTTAGAAGGTCAATTCTTCTAGATTCTAGTGCAGATTTACTAGTTTATGGTATGGGAGAAAAACAAATTATCGAAATAGCAGAAAGCTTGGATTCGGGTATTCCAATAGAAGAAATAACATTTATAGACGGAACAGTATATAAAACTAAAGATAAAGATAGAGCGTATGAACCTATAATTTTACCAACTTATGATGATGTTAGTAAATCTAAGCAGGAGTATGCAAATAGTTTTAAGATACAACATGATAATACTGATTCATTAAATGCAAATCCTCTTGTTGAGCAATATGGAAATATATATGTTGTACAAAATACTCCAGCCAAGATACTTTCAATGCAAGAGCTAGATGATGTATACGATGTAGACTATGAAATGACATATCATCCTATATATGAAAAAGATGGTGGAATTCCATCACTTAGTGAAATTAAATTTAGTGTTACAAGTGTTAGAGGATGTTTTGGAGGTTGTTCGTTTTGTGCATTGAATTTTCATCAAGGTAGAACAATACAAGTTAGAAGTCATGATTCAATCATTCAAGAGGTAGAAAAAATGACTCATGATAAAGAATTTAAAGGTTATATACACGATATTGGTGGACCAACTGCTAACTTTAGAATACCATCATGTCAAAAACAATTAGAACATGGGGTTTGTAAGCATAAACAATGTTTGTCTCCTGTTAAATGCCAAAATTTACAGGTTGATCATAGTGACTATGTTTCATTGTTAAGAAAAGTTAGAAAGCTTCCAAATATTAAGAAGGTTTTTGTGCGTTCAGGTGTTAGATATGACTATGTTATGTATGATAAAAGTGATGAGTTCATAAAAGAATTGGCAGAACATCATGTAAGTGGACAGCTTAGAACAGCTCCTGAACATGTGTCCAATAATGTTTTGAAACTTATGGGTAAACCAAATATTGAAATATACGATAAATTTGTAGATAAGTTCAATAAGGTAAGTAAAAATCTTGGTAAAAACCAATATATAGTTCCTTATTTGATATCATCACATCCAGGCAGTACATTGAACGATGCAATTAAATTAGCTGAGTATATCAGAGATATGGGATATACACCTGAACAGGTACAGGATTTTTATCCAACTCCTGGTACATTATCAACTTGTATGTATTATACAGGAATAAATCCTTTAACTGGTAAAGCTGTATATGTACCAAAATCTATTGAAGAAAGAAAAATGCAAAGAGCTTTGATGCAATACAAAAAAAGAGAAAATTATGGATTGGTGTTAAAAGCATTACAAAAGTCGAATAGATATGATTTGATAGGATTTGACAAAAAATGCTTAATCAAGCCACCAAAAACAAAATATTAA
- a CDS encoding CapA family protein: MRKKHTLSYGRLFLVILIIGLILTVSIMVGVNLKEKLFDNQPKDNANNEQNTDINVVGDNDKDSNKDNDSNVDEPNNVEDINITMTAVGDIMFHPKEIWGGYDEETDTFDYKPYFQYVKPILEKADIAVGNFEGTTCGNDLYKYQGYPLFNAPNEALDALKDAGFDVLSTINNHSLDTRKTGVIRTIERMDERGIVHVGTYKEKPESRILMQNVKGIKIAFLAYTELLNGLEVVMTDEDLDTMINKIDKEKIKQDIADAKKNEADLIVMIIHWGNEYNRKPNQMQQELAKFLLDEGVNIILGSHPHVIQDCSGVMHEGKKAFIAYSTGNFISNQRIEEELVSQTEDGIIINFNIKKDGKTGETTLETVEYTPTWVYREKLAGNKYTYRILPVMDFIESDEFSENSIKRMKRSLEDTMSKLDTNFN; the protein is encoded by the coding sequence ATGCGAAAAAAACACACACTATCTTATGGTAGATTATTTCTAGTGATACTAATTATAGGTTTAATTTTAACTGTTAGTATTATGGTAGGAGTAAATTTAAAAGAAAAATTATTTGATAATCAACCTAAAGACAATGCGAACAATGAACAAAATACAGACATTAATGTTGTTGGCGATAACGACAAAGATAGTAACAAAGATAACGATTCAAATGTAGATGAACCAAATAATGTTGAAGACATAAATATCACAATGACAGCAGTTGGAGATATCATGTTTCATCCAAAAGAAATTTGGGGAGGATATGATGAGGAAACAGATACTTTTGATTATAAACCATATTTTCAATATGTAAAGCCAATTCTTGAAAAAGCAGATATTGCAGTTGGTAATTTTGAGGGTACAACCTGTGGCAATGACTTATATAAATATCAAGGATATCCTTTATTCAATGCCCCAAATGAAGCTTTAGATGCTCTTAAAGATGCTGGATTTGATGTGCTTTCAACTATTAACAACCACTCCTTGGATACAAGGAAAACTGGTGTTATTAGGACCATTGAAAGAATGGATGAAAGAGGCATTGTACATGTCGGAACATATAAAGAAAAACCTGAATCAAGAATTTTGATGCAGAATGTAAAGGGTATTAAAATTGCATTTTTAGCTTATACAGAGCTTTTAAATGGTTTAGAAGTAGTAATGACAGATGAAGATTTAGACACAATGATTAATAAAATTGATAAAGAAAAAATCAAACAAGATATTGCAGATGCAAAGAAAAATGAAGCAGATTTGATAGTTATGATTATACACTGGGGAAATGAGTACAATAGAAAACCTAATCAAATGCAACAAGAATTAGCTAAATTTTTATTAGATGAAGGTGTAAATATAATTCTTGGTAGTCATCCTCATGTTATTCAAGATTGTAGCGGGGTAATGCATGAAGGTAAGAAGGCATTTATTGCATATTCGACAGGGAATTTTATATCAAATCAAAGAATAGAAGAAGAGCTTGTTTCTCAAACAGAAGATGGTATCATAATTAATTTTAATATTAAAAAGGATGGAAAAACTGGAGAAACTACTTTAGAGACAGTTGAATATACGCCAACATGGGTATATAGAGAAAAACTAGCAGGTAATAAGTATACTTATAGAATACTACCAGTTATGGATTTTATAGAAAGTGATGAATTTTCTGAAAATTCAATAAAAAGAATGAAAAGGTCTTTAGAAGATACAATGTCAAAATTAGATACTAATTTTAATTAA